One region of Brachybacterium saurashtrense genomic DNA includes:
- a CDS encoding carbohydrate ABC transporter permease, whose translation MSRPDDRRRRLTPYVFVGPAALLFAAFSLIPIVIAITLSFQDTQTLGEGQWVGLDNFAQMSSDRLFRTALVNTLLFTIGTVPTAMAAGLALAVALNRPLPGRGVLRAMFFVPMVAAGVVVGVVMSWIFNVDYGVANNALAVVGIDRIPWLTSPSMAMVTLIIVVVWTRIGFCMVIYLGALQSIPAELKEAAAIDGAGRWSRFRSITVPMLTPTTSILLILNVVFSIQAFDVIYVMTGGGPGFSTTVLIQYVFRSAFQDGQMGYAAALGLVLVGILLVFTLLRQQASKRAESFL comes from the coding sequence GTGTCACGTCCCGATGACAGGCGCAGGCGCCTGACCCCCTATGTGTTCGTGGGTCCCGCGGCGCTGCTGTTCGCGGCCTTCTCCCTGATCCCGATCGTCATCGCGATCACGCTCAGCTTCCAGGACACCCAGACCCTCGGAGAGGGGCAGTGGGTGGGGCTGGACAACTTCGCGCAGATGAGTTCGGATCGACTGTTCCGCACGGCGCTGGTGAACACTCTCCTGTTCACGATCGGCACGGTCCCCACGGCGATGGCCGCGGGCCTCGCGCTCGCCGTGGCGCTGAACCGGCCCCTGCCGGGCAGGGGCGTGCTGCGGGCGATGTTCTTCGTGCCGATGGTGGCCGCCGGGGTGGTGGTCGGCGTGGTGATGTCGTGGATCTTCAACGTCGACTACGGCGTCGCCAACAATGCCCTCGCCGTGGTCGGGATCGATCGGATCCCCTGGCTGACCTCGCCGTCGATGGCGATGGTCACCCTGATCATCGTGGTGGTGTGGACTCGGATCGGGTTCTGCATGGTGATCTACCTCGGTGCGCTCCAGTCGATCCCCGCCGAGCTGAAGGAGGCCGCGGCGATCGACGGGGCCGGGCGCTGGTCGCGGTTCCGGTCGATCACGGTCCCGATGCTCACGCCCACCACCTCGATCCTCCTCATCCTCAACGTGGTGTTCTCGATCCAGGCCTTCGACGTCATCTATGTGATGACCGGCGGCGGGCCGGGCTTCTCCACCACCGTCCTCATCCAGTACGTGTTCCGCTCCGCCTTCCAGGACGGTCAGATGGGCTACGCCGCCGCGCTCGGGCTGGTCCTCGTCGGGATCCTGCTGGTCTTCACCCTGCTGCGACAGCAGGCCTCCAAGAGAGCGGAGAGCTTCCTATGA
- a CDS encoding carbohydrate ABC transporter permease gives MSTTLRPAASPATTSPIPRTAARAPRTSPRRWLLVAALTALALLMVFPLYWMVVSALTPGGQSQSSEFYLWPDQPTLANFTEVFSTQPVWRWVANSLFIAVVTTAISVCVSLGAGYALAKFSFWGKGLLYTAFLITIMIPIQVTLVPSFLVVARLGLVDSPWAVILPTAFDVVGIFIARQFMLSVPNALVEAARVDGAGEFRAFFSVVLPTCGPLIGVLVILAFMARWNDFLWPMVVLQGNESLTVPVALSTLTNNPAFASPWGAVMAVATVTVLPILVVFLAFQRQFVQGIASTGIK, from the coding sequence ATGAGCACCACCCTGAGGCCGGCAGCGTCGCCGGCCACCACGTCTCCCATCCCGCGGACTGCTGCCCGCGCGCCCCGGACCTCGCCTCGACGCTGGCTCCTGGTCGCCGCGCTCACGGCGCTCGCGCTCCTGATGGTGTTCCCGTTGTACTGGATGGTCGTCTCCGCCCTCACTCCGGGCGGGCAGTCCCAGAGCTCCGAGTTCTATCTCTGGCCGGATCAGCCCACGCTCGCGAACTTCACGGAGGTGTTCTCCACCCAGCCCGTGTGGCGATGGGTCGCGAACTCCCTGTTCATCGCCGTGGTGACCACCGCGATCTCGGTGTGCGTCTCCCTCGGCGCAGGCTACGCGCTGGCGAAGTTCAGCTTCTGGGGCAAGGGTCTGCTGTACACGGCCTTCCTCATCACCATCATGATCCCCATCCAGGTCACGCTGGTGCCCTCATTCCTGGTGGTGGCGCGACTGGGCCTGGTCGATTCGCCCTGGGCCGTCATCCTCCCCACCGCCTTCGACGTCGTGGGAATCTTCATCGCCCGGCAGTTCATGCTCTCCGTGCCGAATGCCCTCGTGGAGGCCGCCCGGGTGGACGGAGCCGGCGAGTTCCGCGCATTCTTCTCCGTGGTGCTGCCCACCTGCGGGCCGCTGATCGGGGTGCTCGTGATCCTCGCTTTCATGGCGCGGTGGAACGATTTCCTGTGGCCGATGGTGGTGCTGCAGGGGAACGAGAGCCTCACCGTTCCGGTGGCGCTGTCCACGCTGACGAACAATCCCGCCTTCGCCTCTCCATGGGGCGCGGTGATGGCGGTCGCGACGGTGACCGTGCTGCCGATCCTCGTGGTGTTCCTGGCCTTCCAGCGGCAGTTCGTGCAGGGGATCGCGAGCACGGGGATCAAGTGA
- a CDS encoding TetR/AcrR family transcriptional regulator: protein MAWDTEATRRKLLDAGTRQFAAHGFSGARMETIGRDAGVNKERIYRYFGDKEAFFAAVLERELSTMLDEIAVTTSGPDALGEFAGQLFDRCAARPELPRLLAWESLELDHAVAVEQRRPLCADYARRLRDALPGLDRHDAGDLLLTAITLVVGCWTLGNVAESVLPTHRAPADRRERVITELNALAKGLLLPDDGAAAPHPR from the coding sequence ATGGCGTGGGACACCGAGGCGACGCGGCGCAAACTGCTGGACGCCGGGACGAGGCAGTTCGCCGCGCACGGCTTCTCCGGGGCGCGGATGGAGACGATCGGCCGCGACGCCGGGGTCAACAAGGAGCGGATCTACCGGTACTTTGGCGACAAGGAGGCGTTCTTCGCCGCCGTGCTGGAGCGAGAGCTGAGCACGATGCTCGACGAGATCGCCGTGACCACCTCCGGCCCGGACGCGCTGGGCGAGTTCGCAGGGCAGCTGTTCGATCGCTGCGCGGCCCGGCCCGAGCTGCCGCGCCTGCTCGCCTGGGAGAGCCTGGAGCTCGATCACGCCGTCGCGGTGGAGCAGCGCCGCCCCCTGTGCGCCGACTACGCCCGACGGCTGCGCGACGCCCTGCCGGGCCTCGATCGACACGACGCCGGGGACCTGCTCCTCACCGCGATCACCCTGGTCGTCGGGTGCTGGACGCTGGGGAACGTCGCCGAGTCCGTGCTTCCGACGCACCGAGCCCCTGCCGACCGCAGGGAGCGGGTCATCACCGAGCTGAACGCCCTCGCCAAGGGCCTGCTCCTTCCGGACGACGGGGCGGCCGCTCCCCACCCGCGGTGA
- a CDS encoding SMP-30/gluconolactonase/LRE family protein, which yields MSIEHLLAPDARLEKVAGGFTWVEGPCWIPARGVLRFSDIPGNQVLEYSEATGAVAVVSAEAEFTNGRTLSRDGSVVECSHGRRAVQRDRGASTPGAPYAPEVLVDRYGTARLNSPNDVVETSDGALWFTDPSYGIKRPAEGHAGEEEYGDRYVFRLDPSGALTPVVIDVEAPNGLAFSPDETVLYVSDSSLSPADPDGTGPERPRGHAIRAYDVIEGRHAKNGRQLAEVNPGLPDGFRVDAAGNLWTSSLSGIQVLSPAGEKLGEIPVPEKVANCCFGGADGRTLYVCASTGVHRIRTATVDARDARGQERS from the coding sequence ATGAGCATCGAGCACCTGCTCGCCCCCGACGCCCGCCTGGAGAAGGTGGCCGGCGGCTTCACCTGGGTGGAGGGCCCGTGCTGGATCCCCGCCCGCGGCGTGCTGCGTTTCAGCGACATCCCCGGCAACCAGGTGCTGGAGTACTCCGAGGCCACCGGCGCCGTGGCCGTGGTGAGCGCGGAGGCGGAGTTCACCAACGGCCGCACCCTGTCCCGGGACGGCAGCGTGGTCGAGTGCTCGCACGGGCGGCGCGCCGTGCAGCGCGATCGCGGCGCCTCCACGCCCGGCGCCCCGTACGCGCCCGAGGTGCTGGTGGACCGGTACGGCACGGCCCGGCTGAACTCCCCGAACGACGTGGTGGAGACCTCCGACGGGGCGCTCTGGTTCACCGACCCCTCCTACGGCATCAAGCGCCCGGCCGAGGGGCATGCGGGCGAGGAGGAGTACGGGGACCGGTACGTGTTCCGCCTCGACCCCTCCGGCGCGCTCACCCCCGTGGTGATCGACGTGGAGGCGCCCAATGGGCTCGCCTTCTCCCCGGACGAGACGGTCCTGTATGTCTCCGACTCCTCGCTCTCCCCGGCCGATCCCGACGGGACCGGCCCGGAGCGCCCCCGCGGGCACGCGATCCGCGCCTACGACGTGATCGAGGGCCGGCACGCCAAGAACGGCCGGCAGCTGGCGGAGGTGAACCCGGGCCTGCCCGACGGGTTCCGCGTGGACGCGGCGGGGAACCTGTGGACCTCCTCCCTCAGCGGTATCCAGGTGCTCTCCCCGGCCGGGGAGAAGCTCGGCGAGATCCCGGTGCCGGAGAAGGTGGCGAACTGCTGCTTCGGCGGGGCCGACGGGCGCACGCTGTACGTCTGCGCGAGCACGGGCGTGCACCGGATCCGCACGGCGACCGTCGACGCGCGCGATGCCCGTGGGCAGGAGCGATCATGA
- a CDS encoding sulfatase-like hydrolase/transferase — MAQRDRVLPPLLRRRGTDLLRRDERAHRRARARLRPHRGLPRVRTAPRRGLLHRRVRPRGDRSAGGASAPPHRRGRRGAGTSDDDEPFFLWAAFTAPHDPRTPPEEFARLYDRTDPAAVPLPENYRADPVDTAPLGERDETLAALPREDEEVRGHLADYYGMISHLDHGIGRILETLETLGLAEDTLVVYTADHGLALGQHGLMGKQNLYEHSLRVPLLLAGPGLEAGRSLDPLSLHADLLPTLLGLAGAPVPSGVQGRDLGPLLRGADDATPPRQMVHAAYVDRARMASDGEHKLIRHLAPVRRDELYALRTDPGERHDVAADPALAPIRERLAASLAAWQRDSGDPWAGAV, encoded by the coding sequence GTGGCACAACGGGACCGAGTCCTTCCACCGCTCCTTCGACGACGGGGCACAGATCTTCTTCGGCGGGATGAGCGAGCACACCGCCGTGCCCGTGCACGACTTCGACCCCACAGGGGCCTACCCCGAGTCCGCACGGCGCCTCGCCGAGGGCTTCTCCACCGACGTGTTCGCCCGCGCGGTGACCGATCTGCTGGAGGCGCATCAGCGCCGCCGCACCGACGCGGCCGCCGAGGGGCGGGCACCTCCGACGACGACGAGCCGTTCTTCCTCTGGGCCGCGTTCACCGCCCCGCACGACCCGCGCACCCCGCCGGAGGAGTTCGCCCGGCTGTACGACCGCACCGATCCCGCCGCGGTGCCGCTGCCGGAGAACTACCGCGCCGACCCCGTGGACACCGCCCCGCTCGGCGAGCGCGACGAGACCCTGGCCGCCCTGCCCCGGGAGGACGAGGAGGTGCGCGGCCACCTCGCCGACTACTACGGGATGATCAGCCACCTCGACCACGGGATCGGGCGCATCCTCGAGACCCTCGAGACCCTCGGCCTCGCCGAGGACACGCTCGTGGTCTACACCGCCGATCACGGCCTCGCCCTCGGGCAGCACGGGCTGATGGGCAAGCAGAACCTGTACGAGCACAGCCTGCGGGTGCCGCTGCTGCTGGCCGGGCCCGGCCTCGAGGCCGGACGGTCCCTCGATCCCCTGAGCCTGCACGCGGATCTCCTGCCCACCCTGCTGGGTCTCGCCGGCGCGCCGGTCCCGTCGGGCGTGCAGGGCCGGGATCTGGGCCCGCTGCTGCGGGGCGCCGACGACGCGACGCCGCCGCGCCAGATGGTGCACGCCGCCTACGTGGACCGGGCACGCATGGCCTCCGACGGCGAGCACAAGCTGATCCGGCACCTCGCACCGGTGCGGCGCGACGAGCTGTACGCGCTGCGCACCGACCCCGGCGAGAGGCACGACGTGGCCGCCGACCCAGCGCTCGCACCGATCCGGGAGCGCCTGGCGGCGTCCCTGGCCGCCTGGCAGCGGGACTCCGGCGACCCCTGGGCCGGGGCGGTCTGA
- a CDS encoding AI-2E family transporter, which yields MHEAHAPGSRAPHRGASAAGHDAAQSPNPWSDGLGRAGARAGQLLLIAAVVVGAVWLLLRVRVVVVSVLVALILAAAVSPMVTWLTGKGWPRLWATLASFLAIVIAAGGVVSGVVLAIRSEWDTLVGSAVGGWEQLQTWITSLPLPVDTSLLDDATRQVTEYVTSEGFASSTLTGVTAATEFLTGVVLIIVLLFFFLKDGSTIWNFALRWFRGETRAKLAESIDRASGVLGGYVRGTATVALVDAVLIGIGLAIVGVPLAVPLAVIVFIGAFIPVVGATVAGILAAAVTVVTTGPVEALIVVAIVIAVNQIEGNLLQPVVMGRTLSLHPLIVLLALTIGTIVGNIFGAVLAVPYTAMAWTLIQVWTDRYQAGDDPVLGKDPLDPRKRAARRATAAQRRVYRRLRAGREPDVGLDGVGPDGVGPDGVAPEGIASDGAAPDGAGTEGIASDAVAPEGVASDGDGPDQDGPGQDGPGTPGRSEER from the coding sequence ATGCACGAGGCTCACGCACCCGGCTCCCGGGCCCCGCACCGCGGGGCCTCTGCCGCCGGGCACGACGCCGCGCAGTCGCCGAATCCCTGGTCGGACGGACTGGGCAGGGCCGGAGCGCGCGCCGGCCAGCTGCTGCTGATCGCCGCGGTGGTCGTCGGGGCGGTGTGGCTGCTGCTGCGGGTGCGGGTCGTGGTGGTCTCCGTGCTGGTGGCGCTCATCCTCGCCGCCGCCGTGTCCCCGATGGTGACGTGGCTGACGGGCAAGGGGTGGCCGCGCCTGTGGGCCACCCTGGCCTCGTTCCTCGCGATCGTGATCGCCGCCGGCGGCGTGGTCAGCGGTGTGGTGCTCGCGATCCGCAGCGAGTGGGACACCCTGGTGGGCTCGGCGGTCGGCGGCTGGGAGCAGCTCCAGACCTGGATCACCTCCCTGCCCCTGCCCGTGGACACCTCCCTGCTCGACGACGCCACCCGGCAGGTCACGGAGTACGTCACCAGCGAGGGCTTCGCCAGCAGCACCCTCACCGGCGTCACCGCGGCCACGGAGTTCCTCACCGGCGTGGTGCTGATCATCGTGCTGCTGTTCTTCTTCCTCAAGGACGGCTCCACGATCTGGAACTTCGCCCTGCGCTGGTTCCGCGGCGAGACCCGGGCGAAGCTCGCCGAGTCCATCGACCGCGCCTCCGGCGTGCTCGGCGGCTACGTGCGCGGCACCGCCACCGTGGCCCTGGTCGACGCGGTGCTGATCGGGATCGGGCTCGCGATCGTGGGCGTCCCGCTCGCGGTGCCCCTGGCGGTGATCGTCTTCATCGGTGCGTTCATCCCCGTCGTGGGCGCCACCGTCGCCGGCATCCTCGCCGCCGCCGTCACGGTCGTGACCACCGGCCCGGTCGAGGCGCTGATCGTGGTCGCGATCGTCATCGCCGTCAACCAGATCGAGGGCAACCTCCTCCAGCCCGTCGTCATGGGCCGCACCCTGAGCCTGCACCCGCTGATCGTGCTGCTGGCCCTGACGATCGGCACCATCGTGGGGAACATCTTCGGCGCCGTCCTCGCCGTCCCCTACACCGCCATGGCCTGGACCCTCATCCAGGTCTGGACCGACCGCTACCAGGCCGGGGACGATCCCGTCCTCGGGAAGGACCCGCTGGATCCGCGCAAGCGCGCCGCGAGGCGCGCCACCGCGGCGCAGCGGAGGGTGTACCGGCGCCTGCGCGCGGGGCGGGAGCCCGACGTCGGGCTGGACGGGGTCGGGCCGGACGGGGTCGGGCCGGACGGGGTCGCGCCCGAGGGGATCGCGTCCGACGGTGCCGCGCCCGACGGGGCCGGGACCGAGGGGATCGCCTCCGACGCGGTCGCCCCCGAGGGGGTCGCGTCCGACGGCGACGGGCCCGATCAGGACGGGCCCGGTCAGGACGGGCCCGGGACGCCGGGGCGGTCCGAGGAGCGCTGA
- a CDS encoding Vms1/Ankzf1 family peptidyl-tRNA hydrolase, which yields MELDEVRSLYEGRPPFATVYLEARSPAEDSPQQVRLRWEELRRDLVAQGAGDEALEALDRAVLGEEAGEVQSSGRVLVADASAVRLDAPWDAALGAGDAAHLAQEPELGAYLRERERSVSMLVAVADQHGAVIRDLTVSESDVPAPEDETVVADDSDTVHKPREGALSHKQIQRRADEVAKQNLREVADHLEDAARRRRPDLVVLAGEVQGRTTLRDELPASLQEHYAEAQAGGISDDGAEEALADELRSLAAGVSENRAREHRERFEAGKAHGLAVEGSAGVARAAERGAIEMLLLEYDRSATAEAAHLGGAVRTGAEVGLVDIELTDGIAALLRFEITEGTR from the coding sequence GTGGAACTGGACGAGGTGCGCAGCCTGTACGAGGGCCGGCCGCCGTTCGCGACCGTCTACCTGGAGGCGCGTTCTCCCGCGGAGGACTCGCCCCAGCAGGTGAGGCTGCGCTGGGAGGAGCTCCGCCGGGACCTGGTCGCCCAGGGTGCCGGGGACGAGGCGCTCGAGGCCCTCGACCGGGCCGTCCTCGGCGAGGAGGCCGGTGAGGTGCAGTCCTCCGGGCGGGTGCTCGTCGCCGACGCGTCGGCCGTGCGCCTGGACGCCCCGTGGGATGCCGCGCTGGGCGCCGGCGACGCGGCGCACCTGGCGCAGGAGCCGGAGCTCGGTGCCTACCTCCGCGAGCGCGAGCGCTCCGTCTCGATGCTCGTGGCCGTCGCGGACCAGCACGGCGCCGTGATCCGCGACCTGACGGTCTCCGAGAGCGACGTCCCCGCGCCGGAGGACGAGACCGTCGTGGCCGACGACTCGGACACGGTGCACAAGCCCCGCGAGGGCGCGCTGTCCCACAAGCAGATCCAGCGCCGCGCCGATGAGGTCGCGAAGCAGAACCTCCGCGAGGTGGCCGATCACCTCGAGGACGCGGCGAGGCGGCGCAGGCCGGATCTCGTGGTGCTCGCCGGCGAGGTGCAGGGACGCACGACGCTCCGGGACGAGCTACCCGCGAGCCTGCAGGAGCACTACGCGGAGGCGCAGGCCGGAGGGATCTCCGACGACGGCGCCGAGGAGGCCCTCGCCGACGAGCTGCGCAGCCTCGCGGCCGGCGTCAGCGAGAACCGTGCGCGGGAGCACCGTGAGCGGTTCGAGGCCGGGAAGGCCCACGGCCTCGCGGTCGAGGGATCCGCGGGCGTCGCCCGGGCCGCCGAGAGGGGCGCCATCGAGATGCTGCTGCTCGAGTACGACCGGTCCGCGACGGCGGAGGCCGCCCACCTGGGCGGCGCCGTGCGGACGGGCGCCGAGGTGGGGCTCGTCGACATCGAGCTCACCGACGGCATCGCCGCGCTGCTGCGCTTCGAGATCACCGAGGGGACGCGCTGA
- a CDS encoding SRPBCC family protein, whose protein sequence is MSRPMQVSDSIEIDADPMTIYRELADPSRMGRWSPENLGTAAPGRGPLTVGDEFVGRNRRGPGRWSTACTVIAAAPGERFAFRVHRIGLRRPLLRGAIATWSYTLEPVGAGRCRVTETWQDDRTGWSDAWAARFDRLVTRGSTFAQFQAGNIRRTLERLKADLEG, encoded by the coding sequence ATGTCACGCCCCATGCAGGTCTCCGACAGCATCGAGATCGACGCCGACCCGATGACGATCTACCGCGAGCTCGCCGACCCCTCCCGGATGGGTCGCTGGAGCCCGGAGAACCTGGGCACCGCTGCGCCCGGGCGTGGCCCGCTCACGGTGGGCGACGAGTTCGTGGGCCGCAACCGGCGCGGCCCCGGCCGCTGGTCCACCGCCTGCACCGTGATCGCCGCCGCGCCGGGGGAGAGGTTCGCGTTCCGGGTGCACCGGATCGGCCTGCGTCGGCCGCTGCTGCGCGGCGCGATCGCGACCTGGAGCTACACCCTCGAGCCGGTGGGTGCGGGGCGCTGCCGCGTCACCGAGACCTGGCAGGACGACCGGACCGGGTGGTCGGACGCCTGGGCGGCGCGGTTCGACCGACTGGTCACCCGCGGCAGCACCTTCGCTCAGTTCCAGGCGGGCAACATCCGCCGCACCCTGGAGCGACTGAAGGCGGATCTGGAGGGCTGA
- a CDS encoding FUSC family protein: protein MPPTLPARLSTLTEPEALTDLLQVAKGVLAGTLAWWLSKDVLDSQLPFLAPWTALLTVHATVHRSLSRGVQSTIASSVGVLVSFAIGALLGVSVWTFALALLVGLLGARITWIKDEGVAIATTAIFVLGSGFGDQQPLLLDRIVEVALGVAVGVAVNLLVIPPLRHQQASRYVDSINRRMGDVLRDMADEFETSWDTDRAEAWFQETQSMSEELDSAWRTVRFARESEKMNPRTRLTVPFRTRRGPSPAADASYEEILARVDEGISHLRHLARTLREATYDDGEWDSTFRENWVRIVRDAGRAIADPDTEVEPIHDRLTALAADVSEDGRLPRRSWPLYGSLIASMRHIAVIVDDVASAREAREGA from the coding sequence ATGCCCCCCACCCTGCCCGCCCGGCTGTCGACCCTGACCGAGCCGGAGGCCCTCACCGACCTCCTGCAGGTCGCGAAGGGGGTGCTGGCCGGGACCCTCGCTTGGTGGCTGTCGAAGGACGTGCTGGACTCCCAGCTGCCGTTCCTCGCGCCGTGGACGGCGCTGCTCACCGTGCACGCGACCGTGCACCGGTCCCTGTCCCGGGGCGTGCAGTCCACCATCGCCTCGAGCGTGGGGGTGCTGGTCTCCTTCGCGATCGGGGCCCTCCTGGGCGTGAGCGTGTGGACGTTCGCGCTGGCACTGCTGGTGGGTCTGCTGGGCGCCCGGATCACCTGGATCAAGGACGAGGGCGTCGCCATCGCGACCACCGCCATCTTCGTGCTGGGCAGCGGGTTCGGGGACCAGCAGCCGCTGCTGCTGGACCGCATTGTCGAGGTGGCGCTCGGCGTGGCCGTGGGCGTGGCGGTGAACCTGCTGGTGATCCCGCCGCTGCGGCACCAGCAGGCCTCGCGGTACGTGGACAGCATCAACCGGCGGATGGGGGACGTGCTCCGTGACATGGCCGACGAGTTCGAGACCTCCTGGGACACCGACCGGGCCGAGGCCTGGTTCCAGGAGACGCAGTCCATGAGCGAGGAGCTCGACTCCGCCTGGCGCACCGTGCGCTTCGCGCGGGAGAGCGAGAAGATGAACCCGCGCACCCGCCTCACGGTCCCCTTTCGCACCCGCCGCGGGCCCTCTCCCGCGGCGGACGCCTCCTACGAGGAGATCCTCGCCCGCGTGGACGAGGGGATCTCCCACCTGCGCCACCTGGCGCGCACGCTGCGCGAGGCCACCTACGACGACGGCGAGTGGGACAGCACCTTCCGCGAGAACTGGGTGCGCATCGTGCGGGACGCCGGTCGGGCCATCGCCGACCCGGACACCGAGGTCGAACCCATCCACGACCGCCTCACCGCCCTCGCCGCCGACGTCTCCGAGGACGGCCGACTGCCCCGCAGGAGCTGGCCGCTGTACGGCTCGCTCATCGCGAGCATGCGGCACATCGCGGTGATCGTCGACGACGTCGCCTCGGCGCGGGAGGCGCGGGAGGGGGCGTGA
- a CDS encoding zinc-dependent alcohol dehydrogenase — protein sequence MRSVHVTGPDTNSWVEVERPRVGPRDVLLKMKACGICGSDALYSQVGGIPPRQGATPLGHEPAAEVVELGAEATGVEIGDHVVVDTMAFTDGLLGSGGLQGALSEYVLVKDIEPGKQLRAIPKEIPWQVAALNEPMAVAHHAVNRSGATSGDKAVVFGAGPIGLGAAISLKAKGVAHVVVVDIQSSRLEVAREVGADAVINSAEEDVVARLIALHGEATDGLGHGGHAGSDVYIDAAGAPAVVKTILQAAKHRAVLTIPAVHKKPVEVDFGKILAAELDIRTSMGYPTEIFEVTDALISNTDKYAKIISHTFPFDQALEALDLAKTPGAADKVVVTFD from the coding sequence ATGAGGTCCGTCCACGTCACCGGCCCTGACACGAACAGCTGGGTCGAGGTCGAGCGCCCACGCGTGGGTCCCCGGGACGTCCTGCTGAAGATGAAGGCCTGCGGGATCTGCGGCTCTGACGCCCTGTACTCGCAGGTCGGCGGGATCCCGCCGCGGCAGGGCGCCACCCCGCTCGGCCACGAGCCGGCCGCGGAGGTCGTGGAGCTCGGTGCCGAGGCCACCGGAGTGGAGATCGGGGACCACGTCGTCGTCGACACCATGGCGTTCACCGACGGGCTCCTCGGGTCCGGGGGACTGCAGGGCGCTCTGTCGGAATACGTGCTGGTCAAGGACATCGAACCCGGCAAGCAGCTGCGGGCGATCCCGAAGGAGATCCCGTGGCAGGTCGCCGCGCTCAACGAACCGATGGCTGTCGCGCACCACGCGGTCAACCGCTCCGGGGCGACCAGCGGCGACAAGGCCGTGGTCTTCGGCGCCGGGCCGATCGGCCTGGGCGCGGCCATCAGCCTGAAGGCGAAGGGGGTCGCCCACGTGGTCGTCGTGGACATCCAGTCGAGCCGTCTGGAGGTGGCCCGGGAGGTCGGTGCGGACGCTGTCATCAACTCGGCGGAAGAGGACGTGGTCGCCCGCCTGATCGCGCTGCACGGCGAGGCGACCGACGGCCTCGGTCATGGCGGTCACGCCGGCAGCGACGTGTACATCGACGCGGCCGGCGCCCCGGCGGTGGTCAAGACCATCCTGCAGGCGGCCAAGCACCGCGCCGTCCTCACGATCCCCGCCGTGCACAAGAAGCCGGTCGAGGTCGACTTCGGGAAGATCCTCGCCGCCGAGCTCGACATCCGCACCTCGATGGGATATCCGACGGAGATCTTCGAGGTCACCGATGCCCTGATCTCCAACACCGACAAGTACGCGAAGATCATAAGCCACACGTTCCCGTTCGATCAGGCGCTCGAGGCTCTCGACCTCGCGAAGACCCCGGGAGCGGCCGACAAGGTCGTCGTCACCTTCGACTGA
- a CDS encoding TetR family transcriptional regulator, whose amino-acid sequence MPRSPGRPPQTSRAQLRDLARAMFAEQGFDGTSLASIARAAGVSRTTLFSYFPSKRDLMWEEYDERLQRLEAFLVSAPRAPVVSLLTEAIQVSVSFRVDEHDDLARRMRIVDDSAELRAYTALRSAEISRLLVAFATSRASGADPQLLGDVTHALMAVASRATRDWAATPAPEEDLDQYAAARLAPFAGHVAALLEE is encoded by the coding sequence ATGCCGCGCTCTCCCGGCAGGCCGCCCCAGACCTCACGCGCCCAGCTGCGGGATCTCGCCCGCGCCATGTTCGCCGAGCAGGGCTTCGACGGGACCTCGCTCGCGAGCATCGCGCGCGCCGCCGGGGTCAGCAGGACCACCCTGTTCTCCTACTTCCCGAGCAAACGCGACCTGATGTGGGAGGAGTACGACGAGCGCTTGCAGCGGCTCGAGGCGTTCCTGGTGTCCGCTCCGCGCGCGCCGGTCGTCTCGCTGCTCACCGAGGCGATCCAGGTCTCGGTGAGCTTCCGGGTCGATGAGCACGATGACCTCGCGCGGCGGATGCGGATCGTCGACGACTCCGCCGAGCTGAGGGCCTACACCGCGCTTCGCTCCGCCGAGATCTCCCGACTGCTCGTCGCGTTCGCCACCTCCCGAGCCTCGGGCGCAGACCCACAGCTGCTCGGTGATGTGACCCACGCGCTGATGGCTGTCGCGTCCCGGGCCACCCGCGATTGGGCCGCGACGCCCGCCCCTGAAGAGGATCTGGACCAGTACGCGGCAGCTCGCCTCGCCCCGTTCGCCGGGCATGTCGCCGCGCTCCTGGAGGAGTGA
- a CDS encoding MarR family winged helix-turn-helix transcriptional regulator: MSEQVDGRRREAVQRIQTLLVAISVRSLPRMVGSLLEADLTLKQLKMLTALCSPEPRTSTELVGQMGVSLPTVTVALDRLVQRGLVDRVPDESDHRARRLHLTPLGWSVVAEVSSPDPHLGDHVIAGLERAELEALENGLAAVNRELRRLSESEGKASDASADG, translated from the coding sequence GTGAGCGAACAGGTGGATGGCCGGCGCAGGGAGGCCGTGCAGCGTATCCAGACGTTGCTCGTCGCGATCTCAGTGCGGTCCTTGCCGCGCATGGTCGGGTCTCTGCTCGAGGCTGATCTCACGCTGAAGCAGCTCAAGATGCTCACCGCACTGTGCAGCCCGGAGCCGCGCACCTCGACGGAGCTGGTGGGCCAGATGGGCGTCTCGCTCCCGACCGTGACCGTCGCGCTCGACAGGCTGGTGCAGCGGGGACTCGTGGATCGCGTTCCCGACGAGAGCGATCATCGAGCGCGGCGGCTGCACTTGACTCCCCTCGGGTGGTCCGTGGTCGCGGAGGTGTCCTCGCCGGACCCGCACCTGGGAGACCACGTGATCGCAGGTCTTGAGCGTGCGGAGCTGGAGGCACTGGAGAACGGGCTCGCGGCGGTCAACCGCGAACTCCGCAGGCTGTCCGAGTCCGAGGGGAAGGCGTCTGATGCCTCAGCTGACGGGTGA